Genomic DNA from Jejubacter calystegiae:
CGCCGACATGAACCGGCGCACCGTGTACCGCCGGGAAACGGCCGCTGATAGTGACCGCGTCCGGTATCCGGTGCGCCGCGACGGGACGCATGGAGACCACCAGTTCCCCCTGTAATCGCCCTGCCGGGCGGCACAGGCGGTTGGTGCGGTACATCGGCACGTTGCAATTGTCGGTAATATGGCGGATATCGATACCCGCTTCACGCATCGGCGTTTCAAAGGTAAAGCTACAGCCAATCAGGAAGGTCACCAGATCCGGATGTTCTGCCCAGATGGCGGTGGCATCGGTGATTTCATCCGCCAGTTCGCCCTGGCGCCATATCCGGTAGCGCGGAATATCGGTACGCAGATCCGCCCCTTCCGCCAGTACGGTGCGATAGCTACCGGCCTCGCACACGTCCAGCACCGGACAGCTGCGCGGATTGCGCTGGGCATACAGCAGAAAATCGAAGGCCCAGTCCCGCGGTAGCGAAATCATATTGCACTGGGTCATTCCCGGGGCCATGCCCGCAGTCGGGCGGTCAAAACCGTTACGAATGGTGTCACGAGCGGCGCGCGCCTGGGCAATTGCGGCCTCGCTGGCCTTGATATACGGATTCATAAATTCACCTCGCCGCTCTAAAGGAACGAATGGCGATGCCGTTGTGTTCCAGGGTGGCGCGAATCTGGCGCGCCATCTCAATGGCCCCCGGACTATCGCCGTGTACGCAGATGGAGTCCGCTTCAATACGGGTGAATTCGCCTTCCACCGACTCGACGCCGCCCTCGTTAATCAGTTTCAGCATGCGCTGTGCGACCTGTTCCGGGTCATGCAGTACAGCCCCCGCTTCGCGGCGCGATACCAGGGTGCCGTCGGCGTGATAGGCGCGATCGGCGAAGGCTTCTGCCACCACTTTAAGCCCCTGCTCCCGGGCCAGACTGACCAGCGGCGAACCGGCTAACGCCACCAGAATCAGCGATGGCTCTACCGCTTTAATGGCGGCAATCACTGCCAGCGCCTGGCGCCGGTCATGAGCAATGGTGTTATAGAGCGCGCCATGGGGTTTTACATAGCTCACCACGCAGCCCGCAGCGCGAGCCAGCCCCTGCAAGGCGCCAATCTGGTAGATAACGTCTGCGGTCAGTTCATCGCTGGCGATATCCATCGCCCGACGACCGAAGCCCACCAGGTCCGGATAGGCCACATGGGCCCCTACCGCTACGCCGTTACTGCGCGCGGCTGAAAGCGTCTCCAGAATGCCCGCGGGAGAGCCCGCGTGAAAGCCGCAGGCGACGTTAGCGCTGCTGACAACAGGCAGAATGGCCGCATCGTCGCCCATCCGCCACTGGCCAAAGCTTTCGCCCAGGTCGCTGTTTAAATCAATGCATTTCATCCGGCTTTGTCCTCTCAGACTACGTTCAGATAATTAAAGATCGCGCCAACCGACATCACACCCATATACCAGGTGAGCAGGCAGATAATCAGTCCCAGCCACAGCAGCCAGCGCGGATAATGATAACCTTCCATCAGATCGGCACGGCGCCAACCCACCCACAGAAAGATGGTTAAGCCAATCGGCAGCACCAGGCCGTTAAAGCCACCGGCAAAGACCAGCAGTGCCGCGGGCGCAGTGCCCAGCATCAGATAAACCACCAGAGAGACGGTAATAAAGATAATGGTGGCGATATTACGCTGGCGGTCGGTCATGGTCGGGCGGAAAACGGTGAGGAACGACACCGAGGTATAGGCCGCGCCAATCACGCTGGTGATGGCCGCCGCCCACAGAATACAGCCGAAGATACGCAGCCCCAGGGTTCCCGCAGCGTGCTGGAAGGCCTGAGAAGCCGGGTTAGCGCTGTGCCCTGCTACGTCCAGAGTCACACCGCTGGCCACCACGCCAAGAATGGCCAGAAACAGCACGTAGCGCATAATACCAACCACCACAATGCCTTTGGTGGCGGCGGATGAGACTTCACGGATATGCTCAGGCCCCACGGCGCCTTTATCCAGCAGTCGATGAGCGCCAGCGTAACTGATGTAACCGCCTACGGTACCGCCAACAATGGTGGTAATGGTGGCGAAATCGATACGATCGGGCATCACGCTCTGGCGCAACGCCTCGCCCAGCGGTGGCTGGGAAACGAAAGCGACATAGAGCGTTAGCGCAATCATTACCAGCCCCAGCACCACCATCATCCTGTCGATAGCCACACCGGCCCGGCGCGAAGAGAAAATATAAATCGCAATGCCGGCGCTTAACAGTCCGCCCCATTTGGGATCCAGCCCCAGCAGCGCATTCAGCCCCAACCCGCCACCGGCGATATTGCCGATATTAAAGACCAGGCCGCCAAACACCACCAGCACCGACAGCAGATAGCCGCTGCCCGGTAGCGCAATATTCGCAATCTCCGAGGCGCGTTTACGGGTCAGCGTCACCACCCGCCAGATATTTTGCTGCACCACATAGTCGATAACGATAGACGCCAGGATCCCAAAAGCGAAGGCGGCGCCCATGGTGGCAGTAAAGGTAGCGGTCTGAGTAATAAACCCGGGACCGATTGCCGAGGTGGCCATTAAGAAGATTGCTGCGATTAGCGACGATCGGCGCTTACGTACGAAGGTCTTTTTGTTTTCCGCTTCCAGAGCAGCCATGCTGTCACTCCCCATTGTGATGTTAACCCTTTGTCTGTCAGGCAATTTTCAGGCCATTGTTGGAACAAATTTTGTAATTGTTAAGTTAATGTGTTTGCATTGTTGAACAATAAACTACGTAGTGATGAATAAACCGGCAATACCCGATCGCAAAGCCAGCAACGGAATCGAGAAGTCGATCACTCTTTTTGATCAGACATTTAACTCAACGCCCCGTTTTTGTGCATAGCAATGCAGTTTTGCCCCCAAATGGTGCATATTACGCACCGCTCGGGTGCCTTGCCGCTGGTGTGTTAAATATGTGAAGATTGCTAACCTGTTGATTAGCGGAATATGCCCTGCCATGAAGAAAAGCGCGCCAGCACCTGTACTGAGTGAAAAAACGGCTGAAATAATTCGCCAGAAGATTATTGCCGGAGAGCTGGCCCCGGGAGCCCGGCTGTCAGAGGCGGCACTCAGCGAACGGCTGGCTATTTCGCGCAATACCCTACGCGAAGTCTTTCGGCTGCTGACCCAGGAAGGGCTGCTGCACTACGAGCCGAATCGCGGCGTCTGTGTGGCAGTGCCGGATATGGCGGCGATTATCGATATCTACCGTATCCGGCGGTTGATTGAGTGCGACGCCCTGCGCCAGGCCTGGCCCCTGCATCCGGCGGTGGAGCGCATGGCGCAACAGATTACCCTGGCCCGTGAACACGGCAGCCAGGGCGACTGGGTGGCGGTGGGCACCGCCAATATGCTGTTTCATACGGCCATCGTCGAACTCTCTGATAGCCCGAGGCTGGTACGCTTGTATCGTCATATCTCCGCCGAACTACGTCTGGCCTTCGGGCACCTGGACGATCTGGAGATGCTGCACGCCCCCTATATCGAAAAGAATGCCGCCCTGCTGGCGCTGCTTAATAGCGGAAAAAATGAGGAAGCGGCGCAGATGCTGGCGGGCTATCTGGATCAGTCCGAACGCACCCTGCTGGCGGTGCTACAGCGGCGGGCGGCTCTGGCGTGATGAGTTAGCCTTAGCCGTTCACAAATCTTTACGTACTACGCGTAAATACGGGACGAAGACAGGCAGTTGCTGTTAGTTAGCGGTACTTCTGTCGCGGGTAAGACGCATCCAGTTGCCGTGGGCAAAGGCCGCTTTATCATTTTCACTGAGATGACATGTTTCCAGAAATTGCCTCGCCTCATTACCGGTGCGGTATTGAAAAGGGTAATCGGTAGAAAAAAGAATTCGTTCCGTTCCCACTATCGCAACCGCTCTGTCCAGGAAATGAGAAAAGAACATACCGCTCGCCGTAACATAGAGATTTTCCCGCAGGTACGATGCCAGGGGTAATTTCAGGTTTGCCACTCTGTCCATCGCCGCCAGGCGTTCTGCATAAAATAATATCAGCTCACCCCAGTGCCCCAGGATCATCTGAAGCGCCGGAAGGCGGTCAAATGTGCCTGATAAAACCAGACGGATAAATTGAATTCCCGCATCATAATGCCAGCCAAGACCATAAGTGGCGAAAGCCGTATTTACCTCCGGGCTGAAGCCTGAATAATAGGCATTTCTGACAGCGATATCTGGCGCCCCCGGATGAATTAATACTGGCGCATTCAGGGTTTCAGCACAGCTAAGAATGGGGAAATAACCGGGACTGTCTAAATGTTCTGCGCCACCGCTGCATAGCAGCGCGCCTTTAAAGCCCAGGCTTTTTATACAACGTTCCAGTTCATTAGCCGCTTCATCAGGCATGGATACCGGCAGGGTTGCCAGCGCCTGAAACCGACTCGGGTACCTTGCCGCCACTTCCGCAATACCGTCATTGATTCGCTGTGCCATACCGACACTTGCTGGCCCCAGACCATGAAGCGCCGGTGACGTCAGGGACAGTACCTGCATATCCAGACCTGATTCATCCATCAGGGCAAGGCGCTCATCAGCGATATCAAACAGCCGACGCTTAATGACGCCGGAATTAAAAGCAATACTGGGATCTTTTGCCTCCAGCCCCGATGCTTTCCAGGCGCCACACACTTCTTCGGTCAAAAAATGCTCTTCAATACCAATCAGCTTCATTATCTGTTCTCTGCCTGAAAAATCATTGCTTCCACCGCTTCACCAGGGCACGGTTTTCCCTTCACGGTCGAGATATTGCAGTCCCGGCTTCCCCTGCTGTGAAAGCATCACCTTCACCACTTTCGGAATGCTTTCCTCGATGCTTAGCGGCGCTTCAGCTCCGCCCAGCTCGGTAGCGACCCAGCCTGGCGCCATTAACAGCAAAGTACGTGATTCTCCGGCATGACGAGCGGCATAACTGCGCATGTACATGTTCAGCGCAGCTTTGGAGCCACGATAGACCTCGTGTCCGCCGTTTCTGTTGTTGCTCACGCTGCCCTGTCCTGACGACATAACACCAATGGTGCCTGTTGCAGAAACCAGATCCTGTAAGCATTCAATCACGCGCATAGGGCTTAATGCATTGGTCACCATGACCTGTTCGAATTCCCGGGTCGATACCTCTGCGATACTCTCGCTCTGGTTTTTGTTGGCGATACCGGCATTATGAAAGAGGATATCTAACACCTTGTCAGATAAACGTTCCCGCAGCGCTTTGATCTGCTGTGGTTCAGTGACCTCAAGCTGTTCAATCTCAACGCGCTCTGGATTTTTATCCGCCAGCTGGTGCAGCAACGTTCGGTCTTTCCCGCGTACGGTACCGATGACGTGCCATCCCTTTGTCACAAATTCCGTAGCCATCGCATAGCCCAGCCCACGTGATGCGCCGATGATAAGGATAGTTTTTTGCGTCGCTCTATTTTTCATAGTTAACTCTCTCTTCTGTGGGCGCTGGGCCGCCCGGATGCCGAACGGTGTGCGTCCATGACAATATGGATTCATTTCGAAAAGTCCCGTCGCACCGCAATGACGGCGGCGATAACTGATAAATTTCATCGCTGTAATGCAATTTATTACCGGCGATATCCGAGACTATCCGGTACGTGGACAACTCTATGCCTGACAGACATAATGCGGAAGACGCATAGTTTGCATTTATACTATGCACCAAACGCCTTACCTCTTTTTCCAAACGGTATATCTGAAGTTATGGCTGATCCCGACCTGAATTTACTCATAGCCCTTGATGTACTTATCACTGAAGCCAATGTGACTCGCGCCGCGCGCCGTCTGGGGTTAAGCCCTTCAGCGATGAGCAGGACCCTGAGTCGCCTTCGCGCAACGACGGGCGATCCCCTGCTGGTTCGGGCCGGGCGTCAGATGGTGCTGACGCCCTATGCCGAAAATATACGTGAAAGCACCCAACACACCGTTTCTGCCGCTTTGGGTATACTCCGCCCCTCTGCGGTATCGCTTGACCTGTCCAGACTGGAAAGAACCTTTACTATCAGGGCGAACGAAGGTTTTGTTGAGGCTTTCGGTGCCGCGCTTATCACCTCAGCGGCGGTAAAAGCCCCTCTCGTTCGCCTTTGTTTTGCAGCAAAAGAAGAAAAAAGCGCAAAACATTTACGCGCGGGTCTGGTCGATCTCGAAATTGGTGTTTTAGGCGAAATGGGGCCGGAAATACGCCTGCAGGCGCTGTTCAGAGACCGGTTTGTAGGTGCGGTGAGAAAAGGTCATCCCCTGCTGGAACGGAAAGGTAATATCAGCGCCGCGCAATATGCTTCATTTGAACACGTCATTACTTCCCGTCATGGATTCGTCGGCGGCCCGATAGACAAGGCCCTGGCTGAATCAGGACTGGAACGGAAAATTGCTGCCGTGGTACCGAGTTTTCCCGCCGCGATAGCCGTGGCGGTAGCCTCAGATTTGATTGCGCTCATCCCCTCTTCTTTTCTTATAAACCGAATCAGCGGTGATGAAAATGAGGCGACGACGGCATTCCGCATGTTCGAGCTTCCGGTAAAGACTCAGGAAATAACCATATCGCAAATGTGGCATCCGCGGCTGGATGCCGACTCAGGCCATCGCTGGCTGCGGCAGCATGTACTGGATGTTTGTCGGCAGCAAATGCAGCGTATCACTAAAAATTGACGCTCTTTATGGTCAACGGCCGCAGTACATTTCACAGGAGGAGTCCCGACCATTAAACCTTGCAATTATCTCCATTGCCCTGTTTTTACATAACAGCCCCTGAAACGCCTTAAAGTAAACCATTCGCCGCCAACACTTCCTTCAGCTCCGGCCGCTGACGTACCGCGGCCGCAACCGCGCTGAATCTCGGGGTATGCTGTCTGTACCACTCTTCCCCCGGCGTCCAGTGCTCCATCACCACAATGTAGCAGTCCAGCAGGCTTATCTCTGACCCCAACGCATAAGGCGCGGCCCTGAGCTGCTGGTCCAGCCACAGCAACTGAGACTGCCGATAGCGAACGATGTTGTCTACCAACTGCTGTGGTGCATCCGGTGCCCAACGCTGCGGATAGTCAGCATAAGTAAAGGTGGGATAGACGCTGGCGACCAGCCAGATAAGCAGACGCTGAAACAGCGAACGTTCAGGCGTACCCGGCTGCGGCGCCAGGTGAGGATGCTGGTCCAGAATCATCAGGGCAATGGCGGCGGATTCAGTCATCACGCTGCCGTCGGCCAGTTGCAGAGTCGGCACCTGACACAGCGGGTTAAGCTGCTGTAGCCGGTCGCGCTGCGGGCCTGGCCTGTCAAACCCTTCAACATTTTCAACGCGATACGGCATATCCGCCAGCCGTAGCATCAGTTCACTAATTGCCGAGCCCCAGCCCGGAGCGCCATACAGGGTGATCATCATCGTCCTCCGGATAAAGCGTAAAGTGTAGATGGAAATGGCGCTGGCGCTGAGTGACAACGTCACAATAAATTCCATTTTTACCCGAATAGCCTGCTCAACTCTCACTGTTACTGACCTGACTGCCAGTTACCCCGCCAGTTCGCTTATTAGAGAACAACGCAGCGTCACGGGTTTACGCGCCAGCCCGGCCAGCGGGCCATCAGCCATCTCGCAGTTGAGGATATTGTCA
This window encodes:
- a CDS encoding amidohydrolase family protein; amino-acid sequence: MKLIGIEEHFLTEEVCGAWKASGLEAKDPSIAFNSGVIKRRLFDIADERLALMDESGLDMQVLSLTSPALHGLGPASVGMAQRINDGIAEVAARYPSRFQALATLPVSMPDEAANELERCIKSLGFKGALLCSGGAEHLDSPGYFPILSCAETLNAPVLIHPGAPDIAVRNAYYSGFSPEVNTAFATYGLGWHYDAGIQFIRLVLSGTFDRLPALQMILGHWGELILFYAERLAAMDRVANLKLPLASYLRENLYVTASGMFFSHFLDRAVAIVGTERILFSTDYPFQYRTGNEARQFLETCHLSENDKAAFAHGNWMRLTRDRSTAN
- a CDS encoding GntR family transcriptional regulator, encoding MKKSAPAPVLSEKTAEIIRQKIIAGELAPGARLSEAALSERLAISRNTLREVFRLLTQEGLLHYEPNRGVCVAVPDMAAIIDIYRIRRLIECDALRQAWPLHPAVERMAQQITLAREHGSQGDWVAVGTANMLFHTAIVELSDSPRLVRLYRHISAELRLAFGHLDDLEMLHAPYIEKNAALLALLNSGKNEEAAQMLAGYLDQSERTLLAVLQRRAALA
- a CDS encoding LysR family transcriptional regulator, translated to MADPDLNLLIALDVLITEANVTRAARRLGLSPSAMSRTLSRLRATTGDPLLVRAGRQMVLTPYAENIRESTQHTVSAALGILRPSAVSLDLSRLERTFTIRANEGFVEAFGAALITSAAVKAPLVRLCFAAKEEKSAKHLRAGLVDLEIGVLGEMGPEIRLQALFRDRFVGAVRKGHPLLERKGNISAAQYASFEHVITSRHGFVGGPIDKALAESGLERKIAAVVPSFPAAIAVAVASDLIALIPSSFLINRISGDENEATTAFRMFELPVKTQEITISQMWHPRLDADSGHRWLRQHVLDVCRQQMQRITKN
- a CDS encoding glutathione S-transferase family protein, producing MITLYGAPGWGSAISELMLRLADMPYRVENVEGFDRPGPQRDRLQQLNPLCQVPTLQLADGSVMTESAAIALMILDQHPHLAPQPGTPERSLFQRLLIWLVASVYPTFTYADYPQRWAPDAPQQLVDNIVRYRQSQLLWLDQQLRAAPYALGSEISLLDCYIVVMEHWTPGEEWYRQHTPRFSAVAAAVRQRPELKEVLAANGLL
- a CDS encoding SDR family NAD(P)-dependent oxidoreductase produces the protein MKNRATQKTILIIGASRGLGYAMATEFVTKGWHVIGTVRGKDRTLLHQLADKNPERVEIEQLEVTEPQQIKALRERLSDKVLDILFHNAGIANKNQSESIAEVSTREFEQVMVTNALSPMRVIECLQDLVSATGTIGVMSSGQGSVSNNRNGGHEVYRGSKAALNMYMRSYAARHAGESRTLLLMAPGWVATELGGAEAPLSIEESIPKVVKVMLSQQGKPGLQYLDREGKTVPW
- a CDS encoding NRAMP family divalent metal transporter; this translates as MAALEAENKKTFVRKRRSSLIAAIFLMATSAIGPGFITQTATFTATMGAAFAFGILASIVIDYVVQQNIWRVVTLTRKRASEIANIALPGSGYLLSVLVVFGGLVFNIGNIAGGGLGLNALLGLDPKWGGLLSAGIAIYIFSSRRAGVAIDRMMVVLGLVMIALTLYVAFVSQPPLGEALRQSVMPDRIDFATITTIVGGTVGGYISYAGAHRLLDKGAVGPEHIREVSSAATKGIVVVGIMRYVLFLAILGVVASGVTLDVAGHSANPASQAFQHAAGTLGLRIFGCILWAAAITSVIGAAYTSVSFLTVFRPTMTDRQRNIATIIFITVSLVVYLMLGTAPAALLVFAGGFNGLVLPIGLTIFLWVGWRRADLMEGYHYPRWLLWLGLIICLLTWYMGVMSVGAIFNYLNVV
- a CDS encoding LamB/YcsF family protein, which codes for MKCIDLNSDLGESFGQWRMGDDAAILPVVSSANVACGFHAGSPAGILETLSAARSNGVAVGAHVAYPDLVGFGRRAMDIASDELTADVIYQIGALQGLARAAGCVVSYVKPHGALYNTIAHDRRQALAVIAAIKAVEPSLILVALAGSPLVSLAREQGLKVVAEAFADRAYHADGTLVSRREAGAVLHDPEQVAQRMLKLINEGGVESVEGEFTRIEADSICVHGDSPGAIEMARQIRATLEHNGIAIRSFRAAR
- a CDS encoding putative hydro-lyase, giving the protein MNPYIKASEAAIAQARAARDTIRNGFDRPTAGMAPGMTQCNMISLPRDWAFDFLLYAQRNPRSCPVLDVCEAGSYRTVLAEGADLRTDIPRYRIWRQGELADEITDATAIWAEHPDLVTFLIGCSFTFETPMREAGIDIRHITDNCNVPMYRTNRLCRPAGRLQGELVVSMRPVAAHRIPDAVTISGRFPAVHGAPVHVGDPHSLGIADLMQPDFGDPVRIEEGEVPVFWACGVTPQAAVMKSGVPFAISHAPGHMFITDVPDSAWQEG